The following proteins come from a genomic window of Dermacentor albipictus isolate Rhodes 1998 colony chromosome 8, USDA_Dalb.pri_finalv2, whole genome shotgun sequence:
- the LOC139049302 gene encoding uncharacterized protein, which produces MVALRAHQGLSFLVEKLEAVKSLLAIRALDLTNCILLEPNELPLHIAKCTGLQILQCVACPLRPSALLHLMLNRLVRLKEVEFTLVAETDVDAEIMEVHSTASQVPGIFAVSLRRMYAEVSGDINFKLLSALLRYCPLLEELHVHFVRGNFINALLECNTILEQGVNLETFTFSSEVPASFQCLPPTALDFTSCATVCANVSYQRSSNMWNCVLIRDLAVGYTNPLHLPQQLVLVAVHNAEGCTPEWIGLAALGHFWTNVRQLCLLLLPAQPSDGAYATAGVAYRDSLHDFISVKLQQVVELNISAFHFGPDLDLTALLQDGSLEHLQSLSATPCGLRRPSALRRLAQNCPDFNELDVRYDRRGSFVRCAVCEGEFLLDQKDMLEMCDSAPVFHNALARLTLSDVHVRFFLWFVEACPAVSVRLSDCPSPSHPDYPSLGQRLARNSSLRCLVLRHHVLPFGDACLLENISRIRHLQYLCLLSAAPLQDNDAAESLQAFSASLKPHIKCVHVHYQNSTDGTEKRITWMKQYRAPSGGIMVRDGPCFLYCSTATFIGLAKPLNRDYKQIMY; this is translated from the exons ATGGTGGCGCTACGCGCCCACCAAGGGCTGTCTTTTCTAGTCGAGAAGCTAGAAGCTGTGAAATCATTATTGGCTATCCGCGCACTCGACCTCACAAATTGCATCCTTCTCGAACCCAACGAATTGCCTCTACACATCGCCAAATGTACGGGACTCCAAATTTTGCAGTGCGTCGCCTGCCCGCTCAGGCCGAGCGCCTTGCTCCACTTAATGCTAAACCGGCTTGTGCGTCTAAAGGAAGTTGAGTTCACCCTCGTGGCTGAGACGGACGTGGACGCAGAAATAATGGAGGTGCACAGCACAGCGTCGCAAGTGCCAGGCATCTTTGCTGTGAGTCTCCGCCGCATGTACGCCGAAGTGAGCGGCGACATCAACTTCAAGCTCCTCTCGGCGCTCCTGAGATACTGCCCGTTGCTCGAGGAGCTCCATGTTCATTTCGTGCGCGGAAACTTCATAAACGCGCTCCTGGAATGTAACACCATCCTCGAACAGGGCGTCAATTTGGAAACATTCACGTTCTCTTCCGAGGTGCCAGCCTCCTTTCAATGCCTGCCGCCCACAGCGTTGGACTTCACGAGCTGCGCGACCGTCTGCGCCAACGTCAGCTACCAGAGGTCGAGCAACATGTGGAACTGTGTCCTAATCCGAGATCTCGCTGTCGGGTACACAAATCCCCTCCATTTGCCGCAACAGCTGGTCCTGGTTGCCGTCCACAACGCAGAAGGCTGCACGCCGGAATGGATTGGCCTTGCCGCCCTTGGACACTTCTGGACAAACGTGCGCCAACTCTGTCTTCTACTACTTCCGGCACAGCCCTCCGACGGTGCTTACGCCACGGCTGGCGTCGCGTACCGCGACAGTCTTCACGACTTCATCTCCGTCAAGCTCCAGCAGGTCGTCGAGCTTAACATAAGCGCTTTCCACTTCGGACCCGACCTCGACTTGACGGCACTACTCCAGGACGGCTCGCTGGAGCACCTGCAATCCCTCTCGGCGACCCCTTGCGGGCTTCGCCGCCCGTCAGCTCTGCGCCGTCTAGCACAGAACTGCCCAGACTTCAATGAACTGGACGTGCGTTACGATAGGCGGGGCAGCTTCGTTCGGTGCGCCGTCTGCGAGGGTGAGTTCCTCCTCGATCAAAAAGACATGTTGGAAATGTGCGACAGCGCCCCCGTCTTTCACAATGCGCTTGCAAGGCTGACTCTAAGTGACGTGCATGTCCGTTTCTTCCTTTGGTTCGTCGAGGCTTGCCCAGCGGTGTCGGTGCGGCTATCAGACTGCCCTAGTCCCTCGCACCCAGACTACCCGTCTTTGGGTCAGCGGCTGGCCAGAAACAGCTCGCTGAGATGTCTCGTGCTTCGCCACCATGTCCTGCCCTTCGGCGACGCGTGTCTGCTG GAAAACATTTCCCGCatccgccacctgcagtacttgtGCCTTCTGTCAGCGGCGCCATTACAGGACAATGACGCCGCGGAATCCCTGCAGGCATTCAGTGCCAGTCTCAAGCCTCACATAAAgtgtgtacacgttcactaccAAAACTCTACCGACGGCACCGAGAAGCGAATCACGTGGATGAAGCAGTATCGCGCTCCAAGCGGTGGCATCATGGTTCGAGACGGTCCCTGCTTCCTGTATTGTTCGACGGCTACGTTCATAGGACTCGCCAAGCCGCTGAATCGTGACTACAAACAGATCATGTATTGA
- the LOC139049014 gene encoding uncharacterized protein: MVVIRAHQGPSSLVEKLDAVKYVTAIRSFDLTNCILLEPNELPLHIGKCARLQYLRCAACPLRPSALLDLMLNRLPRLKEVEFSLVAETDVDSEIRDMHNTASQVPGTLALNLRRMYAEVSGDMNFKLLSALLSYCPKLDELRVHFVRGNFMNALLECNTILEQGVNLETFTFSSEVPASNQRLQSTPLDFMSCAAVCANVCYQRSTNMWNCVLLRDLAVVYTNPIHFPQQLVLVCVHHAEGITAEWFSLAGFGHFWTNVRQLCLLLFPAQPSDGVYATAGAAYGDSLRDFISVKLKHVIELNISAFHLGSDLDFAALLQDGSLEHLRSLSATPCALRRPSALRRLAQNCPEFKELDVRIDRRGSFVQCTVCEGEFNLDPEDMPEMQDGGRVFHNELARLTLSDVHGPMSFWFIETCPAVSVRLSDCPSPSLTDYPSLVRLLARNSSLTCLVLRHDALPIGEAGLMEAIPRIASLEYLCLLSAAPLLDNEAELCARTFSDVLKPHIKSVHVHYRNSTYGTEKRITWFRHRGAPTGGALVRGGPCFLYCSTATFIGLAKPLNRDFKEIMY, from the exons ATGGTCGTGATACGCGCCCACCAAGGGCCGTCTTCTCTGGTTGAGAAGCTAGACGCTGTGAAATATGTGACGGCTATCCGCTCATTCGACTTGACGAATTGCATTCTTCTCGAACCGAACGAATTGCCTCTGCACATCGGCAAATGTGCGCGACTCCAATACTTGCGGTGCGCCGCCTGCCCGCTCAGGCCGAGCGCCCTGCTCGATTTAATGCTAAACCGGCTTCCGCGTCTAAAGGAAGTTGAGTTCTCCCTCGTTGCTGAGACGGACGTGGACTCGGAAATAAGGGACATGCACAACACCGCGTCGCAAGTACCAGGCACCCTCGCACTCAATCTCCGCCGCATGTACGCCGAAGTGAGCGGCGACATGAACTTCAAGCTTCTCTCGGCGCTCCTGAGCTACTGCCCGAAGCTGGACGAGCTGCGTGTTCATTTCGTGCGCGGAAACTTCATGAACGCGCTCCTGGAATGTAACACCATCCTCGAACAGGGCGTCAATTTGGAAACATTCACGTTCTCTTCCGAGGTGCCAGCCTCCAATCAACGCCTGCAGTCCACACCGTTGGACTTCATGAGCTGCGCAGCCGTCTGCGCTAACGTCTGCTACCAGAGATCGACCAACATGTGGAACTGTGTTCTACTCCGAGATCTCGCTGTCGTGTACACAAATCCCATCCATTTTCCGCAACAGCTGGTCCTGGTTTGTGTCCACCACGCAGAAGGCATCACGGCGGAATGGTTTAGCCTGGCCGGCTTTGGACACTTCTGGACGAACGTGCGACAACTCTGCCTTCTGCTATTTCCGGCACAGCCCTCCGATGGCGTTTACGCGACGGCTGGCGCCGCGTATGGCGACAGTCTTCGCGACTTCATCTCCGTCAAGCTCAAGCATGTCATCGAGCTTAACATAAGCGCTTTTCACTTGGGATCCGACCTCGACTTCGCGGCCCTGCTCCAGGACGGCTCGCTGGAGCATCTGCGATCCCTCTCGGCGACCCCTTGCGCGCTTCGCCGCCCGTCAGCTCTGCGCCGTCTGGCGCAGAACTGCCCGGAATTCAAAGAACTCGACGTCCGCATCGATAGGCGGGGTAGCTTCGTTCAGTGCACCGTCTGCGAGGGTGAGTTCAACCTCGATCCCGAAGACATGCCGGAAATGCAAGACGGTGGCCGCGTGTTTCACAATGAGCTTGCCAGGCTTACTCTCAGTGACGTGCATGGCCCTATGTCCTTTTGGTTCATCGAGACCTGTCCAGCGGTTTCCGTGCGGCTCTCAGACTGCCCTAGTCCCTCGCTCACAGACTACCCGTCTCTGGTTCGGCTGCTCGCCAGAAACAGCTCGCTGACTTGTCTCGTGCTTCGGCACGATGCCCTGCCCATCGGCGAGGCGGGTCTGATG GAAGCCATCCCCCGCATCGCCAGCCTGGAGTACCTGTGCCTCCTGTCGGCGGCGCCATTACTGGACAATGAAGCCGAGCTGTGCGCGCGGACGTTCAGCGACGTCCTGAAGCCTCACATAAAGtctgtacacgttcactaccgaAACTCTACCTACGGCACCGAGAAGCGGATCACGTGGTTTAGGCATCGTGGCGCTCCAACCGGTGGCGCCCTGGTTCGAGGCGGTCCCTGCTTCCTCTATTGTTCGACGGCTACGTTCATAGGACTTGCCAAACCGCTGAATCGTGACTTCAAAGAGATCATGTATTGA